DNA sequence from the Asticcacaulis sp. AND118 genome:
TCCAATTCGCCGGTGTCGGGCGTCGGCATCCTCAGCGTGCTGGGCGCGGCCCTCTTGATCGGTGCGGTCGGCCACAGCGTCACCGGCCCGGACGCGGCGCAGGCCCTGACGGCCTTTGCCCTGTTCGCGACCACCTTCGTTCTGGCCGTGGCCGTCGTCGGCAATGACAACCTGCAGGACCTCAAGACCGGGCAACTGGTCGGCGCGACGCCGTGGAAACAGCAGGTGGCGCTGGTGATCGGCGTCATCGCCGGCGCCGTGGTCATTCCGCTGGTGCTCAACCTGCTCAACAACGCCTTCGGCTTCGCGGGCGATCCCAACTATCGCGGCATCACGGGCGAGCCGCTGGGCGCGCCGCAGGCCACTCTGATCTCGACCCTGGCCAAGGGCGCCATCGGCGGCAGCCTGCCGTGGAACCTGCTGGGGGCCGGTGCGCTGATCGGCGCGGGTCTGGTGGCCTTCGACATGATTCTGCGCAAGGTGTCGAACGACAGATACAGCCTGCCGCCGCTGGGCGTCGGGCTGGCCATCTACCTGCCGTCGGCTGTCACCGCTCCGGTGGTGGTCGGCGCGTTCGGCGGCTGGTTGTTCGAAAAACTGGTCAGCGGCAAGCCGTGGGCCGAACCCGCCTCGCGTCTGGGCGTGCTGATCGCTTCGGGCTTCATTGTCGGCGAAAGCCTGTTCAAGGTCGTGCTGGCGGGGGTCATCACCTTCACCGGCTCGAAAGCGCCGCTGGCCGTTCTGCCTATCCCCTATGGCGAAGAGACGGCGATGATCGTTGCGCTGGTGCTGGCCGTATCGGGCGTGGTCGGGCTCTATCGCTGGTGCGCGGGCGCGGCGAAGCGGATCTAGCCTCAAGTAAAAGAGCCGTGCGGGCGCATCAAAAGCGCGTGCACGGCCCTTGCCACAGGGGGGCAGGCTGGGCCAAAATCTCCTCAACATTTCAGGAGTATAGTCTATGAGCCTGCCGGATATTCCCGTAAAGCCCATCCATGCCGATGGCGTAACCTATTACATGCACCCGCATCCGCGGTCGCCCTTTTCCGAGGCGGTTCAGGTCGGTGGCGTCCTTTACCTGTCGGCCATGATCGGCCTCGATGGGCAGGGGCGTCTGGTCGACGGTTTCGAGCCGCAGGTGCGCCAGATCATGGCCAATTCGCAGGCCATACTGCGGCGTTACGGGCTGGGGCTGGAGCACGTCTTCAAAACGACCGTGATGATGAAGGACATGGCCAACTGGAGCGCCTTCAACCGCCTGTACAAGCCATATTTTCACCCGACGCGCCTGCCGGTGCGCACGGCCTTCGGGGTCAGCGATCTGGCCTGTGGCGCAGAGGTTGAACTGGAGTTTCAGGCCTTTGTGCCGCACGGCGGATAAGGTTTTGGGGGAGGCTTAGGATTCCCCACAGATGGCCACAGATGTTCCTTATCAGTGGCGACGCGCGAGAAAAGGGTTTGAACGACGCGCCAGAGGTGCGTCCCTGATCGTCAATTCACACACGGTTTAGACAGCAAATGGCGCGGACTATCTGTGTTCATCTGTGGCCATCTGTGGAAAACTAAAAAAGGCCGGCGCGAACGCCGGCCTTTTCCATTTAAGCGTCAAATGCTTAAAGCGAGATGATTTATAGTGGAAACATC
Encoded proteins:
- a CDS encoding RidA family protein, whose product is MSLPDIPVKPIHADGVTYYMHPHPRSPFSEAVQVGGVLYLSAMIGLDGQGRLVDGFEPQVRQIMANSQAILRRYGLGLEHVFKTTVMMKDMANWSAFNRLYKPYFHPTRLPVRTAFGVSDLACGAEVELEFQAFVPHGG